The proteins below are encoded in one region of Triticum aestivum cultivar Chinese Spring chromosome 1B, IWGSC CS RefSeq v2.1, whole genome shotgun sequence:
- the LOC123105309 gene encoding putative disease resistance protein RGA1 — protein sequence MAEFVVRPLVSTLMNTASSYLLDQYKVMDGMKEHRETLKRQLPAILDIIQDAEEKGASRPGVRAWLEALKKVAYEANDVFDEFKYEALRRDAKKKGHYKKLGFDIVSLFPARNPIVFRYRMGKKLCRIVRTIEVLVREMNRFEFKPTQQAPQSKQWRNTDSIIIDSEKDIVSRSRNEEKEKIVDILIGQAGDRDLIVLPIVGMGGLGKTTFAQLVYNDPAIKEYFQLQRWCCVSDDFDVVKIANNICETNEIHREKALRNLQNEVSGKRYLIVLDDVWNEDADKWEKLKTCLKHGGKGSAILTTTRKAQVAQIMKMCIDDSHNLGKLHKVFLKEIFENRAFCLHKPSAAELSGMVEKILDKCGGSPLAAKAFGSMLSNKNSMKEWMNVLTRSNTCDEDTGILPILKLSYDDLPLHLKQCFAFCSLFPKDYEIDVEILIQLWMAHDFIPLKKGDHLEKVGKEIFDELTWRSFFQDVKQTSQREYQYELRSRTICHIHDLMHDIALSVMGKDCLTIVDRPNEKELLSKGSTRHMFSSYRHMGMLLDDYLKKHSTSLQTLLYPDSFSRGSAPHLSMYSHLRALQLFGLRKLPLRPRHLQHLRYLDLSSNWCIKELPKEISVLYNLQTLNLTFCINLDRLPKDMKYMTNLRHLYTNGCTSLKCMPPDLGQLTSLQTLTYFVVGSSHGCSTIKELQDLNLGGELKLSGLHYAIEEDAKACGLGNKEKLTHLSLEWNDDSTELDQQRNVLDALKPHAALEFLQINSYKGIGFPTWVTSLNVLQRLTELHLDGCTMSEEFPQFGQFNALEVLVLERLNKLQSLCSHNSSAAFPALKDLRLANLELFERWVASTEGEELVFPVLEKVQIENCPKLTTLPEAPKLKVMKLREEKAQLSLSIFRSRYMSCLSKLSVFVKDTEATPTLKLDQDREVSLLELWVDGCNFLFPSNPSQPAVAVWKWFGQLEELVIEDCDILTYWPEEEFQSLISLKSLTIDNCSKLMGYRTRGRDQLLPNLIKLRIYNCESLTELFVLPTSLVHIFVVDCDSLESILGQDDRELESLQNFDTTASLENCSDLAPTSMPEQSLTARINPLPCLKTLSIGDCKKLRFVPAQLDALLDLYIDNCNVLESLDCLGDLPLLTTLNLQRCKRLASVPRSFANYSALRELTIEYCPAINMKALYGQRLDSLEIKDLSHAGLCDPDEGVKMNPWNLV from the exons ATGGCAGAGTTTGTAGTCAGGCCACTGGTATCCACGTTGATGAACACGGCATCCAGCTACCTGCTGGACCAGTACAAGGTGATGGACGGCATGAAGGAGCATCGCGAGACCCTCAAGCGCCAGCTACCAGCCATCTTGGACATCATCCAAGATGCGGAGGAGAAAGGAGCTTCCCGACCTGGAGTGCGTGCTTGGCTCGAAGCACTCAAGAAGGTGGCCTATGAGGCGAACGATGTCTTTGATGAGTTCAAGTACGAGGCCCTCCGGCGTGACGCCAAGAAGAAGGGACACTACAAGAAGCTTGGCTTTGACATCGTAAGCCTCTTCCCTGCTCGCAATCCCATTGTATTTCGTTACAGGATGGGCAAGAAGCTGTGCAGGATTGTGCGCACCATTGAGGTCCTTGTCAGAGAGATGAATAGATTTGAATTCAAACCCACGCAGCAAGCACCGCAATCCAAGCAGTGGCGCAACACAGATTCCATAATAATCGACTCTGAGAAGGATATTGTTAGCAGGTCCAGAAACGAAGAGAAGGAGAAGATCGTGGATATATTGATTGGTCAAGCTGGCGATAGGGATCTCATCGTCCTTCCCATTGTTGGAATGGGCGGGCTGGGCAAGACCACATTTGCTCAACTCGTGTACAATGATCCTGCAATCAAGGAGTATTTCCAGCTCCAGAGGTGGTGTTGCGTGTCAGATGATTTTGATGTTGTGAAGATTGCAAACAACATCTGCGAGACCAATGAGATCCATCGTGAAAAGGCATTGCGGAACCTTCAAAATGAAGTAAGTGGAAAGAGATACCTTATTGTGTTGGATGATGTATGGAATGAAGATGCTGATAAGTGGGAAAAACTCAAGACCTGCCTGAAGCATGGTGGCAAGGGGAGTGCAATACTAACGACCACTCGTAAAGCGCAAGTGGCTCAAATTATGAAGATGTGTATTGATGATAGCCATAACTTGGGGAAGCTACATAAAGTATTTCTGAAGGAAATCTTTGAGAACAGAGCATTTTGTTTGCATAAGCCAAGTGCTGCTGAGCTAAGTGGTATGGTTGAAAAGATTCTGGACAAATGTGGGGGCTCTCCTTTAGCTGCCAAAGCCTTTGGATCAATGTTGAGTAACAAGAATAGCATGAAAGAATGGATGAATGTACTAACCAGAAGCAACACTTGTGATGAGGACACAGGAATTTTACCTATACTCAAGCTCAGCTATGATGACCTTCCATTACACTTAAAACAATGCTTTGCTTTTTGTTCATTATTTCCCAAAGATTATGAGATTGATGTTGAAATATTAATTCAGCTATGGATGGCACATGATTTCATACCACTAAAGAAAGGTGACCATCTTGAAAAGGTAGGCAAAGAAATTTTTGATGAGCTAACTTGGAGGTCATTCTTTCAAGATGTCAAGCAAACCTCTCAAAGAGAATATCAGTATGAGCTCCGTTCTAGAACAATATGCCACATTCATGATCTTATGCATGACATTGCCTTGTCTGTTATGGGAAAAGATTGTCTTACTATAGTCGATAGGCCTAATGAAAAGGAGTTGTTGTCAAAAGGCTCTACTCGTCACATGTTCTCATCATATCGCCATATGGGAATGCTTTTGGATGATTATCTGAAGAAACACTCTACATCTCTCCAAACACTGTTGTATCCAGATAGCTTCAGTCGAGGCTCAGCACCACACTTGTCGATGTACAGTCATCTGCGAGCACTGCAACTCTTTGGGTTGAGGAAACTTCCACTCCGACCAAGGCACCTACAGCACCTGAGGTATCTTGATCTCTCATCCAACTGGTGTATCAAGGAGCTTCCCAAAGAAATAAGCGTATTGTATAATCTGCAGACTCTTAATCTTACCTTCTGCATTAATCTTGATCGACTTCCAAAGGATATGAAGTATATGACTAATCTCCGCCACCTCTATACAAATGGATGCACATCATTGAAGTGCATGCCTCCAGACCTCGGGCAACTCACTTCCCTACAGACTCTAACGTATTTTGTGGTGGGTTCTAGTCATGGTTGCAGTACTATTAAAGAACTACAAGACTTAAATCTTGGTGGTGAATTAAAGCTATCTGGTCTTCACTATGCAATAGAAGAAGATGCTAAAGCATGCGGCCTTGGAAACAAAGAGAAACTCACACATTTATCTCTTGAATGGAATGATGATAGTACTGAACTGGACCAGCAAAGGAATGTGCTTGATGCTCTTAAACCTCATGCCGCACTGGAGTTTCTACAAATAAACTCCTATAAAGGTATTGGATTCCCGACATGGGTGACAAGTCTTAATGTTCTGCAGCGTTTGACCGAGCTCCACCTAGATGGTTGTACAATGTCTGAGGAGTTTCCCCAATTCGGTCAATTTAACGCCCTTGAGGTTCTTGTTTTGGAAAGGTTAAACAAACTGCAAAGCCTATGTAGTCACAATTCATCTGCTGCATTTCCAGCACTAAAAGACCTCAGATTAGCAAATTTGGAACTTTTTGAGAGATGGGTGGCAAGTACAGAAGGAGAAGAACTAGTGTTTCCTGTACTTGAGAAAGTTCAAATTGAGAACTGCCCAAAGCTAACAACTCTGCCTGAAGCACCAAAACTGAAAGTTATGAAGCTAAGAGAAGAAAAAGCTCAACTATCCTTGTCAATATTTCGATCCAGGTACATGTCTTGCTTGTCTAAGTTATCTGTGTTTGTCAAAGATACAGAAGCAACACCAACACTGAAGCTCGATCAGGATCGTGAAGTATCTCTTTTGGAATTGTGGGTGGATGGTTGCAACTTTTTGTTCCCCTCAAATCCATCACAGCCAGCAGTTGCAGTCTGGAAATGGTTTGGTCAGCTAGAGGAATTAGTGATCGAAGATTGTGATATTCTCACCTACTGGCCTGAAGAAGAGTTTCAAAGCTTGATATCATTGAAGAGTTTAACCATCGATAACTGCAGCAAGCTAATGGGATATCGTACTCGAGGAAGGGATCAACTCCTGCCAAATCTAATAAAACTAAGGATATATAATTGTGAAAGCCTGACAGAGCTTTTCGTTCTCCCCACATCTCTTGTGCATATTTTCGTTGTTGATTGTGATAGTCTTGAGTCCATACTGGGGCAGGATGATAGAGAGTTGGAGAGTCTACAAAACTTTGATACAACAGCATCGTTGGAAAACTGCAGTGACCTTGCACCCACAAGTATGCCAGAGCAGTCACTTACAGCCAGAATTAATCCTTTGCCATGTCTCAAGACTTTATCAATAGGTGACTGTAAGAAGCTTCGTTTCGTCCCAGCACAGTTGGATGCTCTCCTAGATCTGTACATTGATAATTGCAATGTTCTGGAGTCGCTTGATTGTTTGGGAGACCTGCCGTTACTGACAACACTAAATCTTCAGAGGTGCAAACGTTTGGCATCTGTTCCACGTAGTTTTGCCAATTATTCAGCCCTTCGGGAGCTCACTATTGAATACTGCCCAGCTATAAATATGAAGGCTCTTTATGGACAACGGCTTGATAGCCTTGAAATCAAGGATCTGTCTCATGCTGGTTTATGCGATCCTGATGAAG GTGTTAAAATGAACCCATGGAACCTCGTGTGA